One Burkholderia gladioli genomic window, GGGCCGACATTGAACCCATGACCTCTTCCTCTCCCGCGCTCGCGCTCGATCGCGTCACGCTCGAACTGGGCGGACGCACGATCCTGCGCGAGGTGAGCCTGGCCGTCGAGGCCGGCGAATTCGTCGGCGTGCTGGGGCCCAACGGCGCCGGCAAGACCACCCTGATGCGCGCGGTGCTGGGCCTGGTGCCCGCCGCCGCCGGCCGCATCGCGGTGGCCGGCGCGCCGGTGGCGCGCGGCAATCCCGCCATCGGCTACATGCCGCAGATCCGCAGCGCGCTGGCCGGGCGCCGCGTGCGCGGCCACGACTTCGTGGCGATGGCCGCCGACGGCCACCGCTGGGGCCTGCCGCATGCCAGCGCCGAGGTACGCGCCGACGTGGCGCGCGTGCTCGATCTGGTGGGCGGCACCGCGCTCGCCCGACGGCCGCTGTTCGAGCTGTCGGGCGGCGAGCGCCAGCGCCTGCTGCTGGCGCAATGCCTGCTCGGCGCGCCGAAGCTGCTGTTGCTCGACGAGCCGCTGATCAGCCTCGATCCGCATCACCAGCGCGGCGTGGTCGAGCTGGTGCGGCGCGTGCAGCAGGAGCTCGGCATCACCGTGCTGTTCTCGGCGCATGAACTGAATCCGCTGCTCAACGCGCTCGATCGCGTGCTGTATCTCGGCAATGGCACGGCCGCGCTCGGCACGGTCGACGAGGTGATCACGCGGCCGGTACTGTCGCGGCTCTACGGCTCGCCGATCGACGTGATGCGCGTGAACGGCCGCATCTTCGTGATGTCGGGCGACGTCGAGGTGGAAAAGCACGATCACGAACACGAGGAAGACGGCTCGCATTCGCACGGCGCGCATGGGCACGCACACGGCCACGGCCATGCGCATGGCGGCCACGCACAAGGCAACACGCACGGACACCGGCACGATGTTTGAATACGAATTCATGGTCAACGCGTTCATCGCGTCGGGCATCGTCGCGGTGCTGGCCGGTGTGGTGGGCTACTTCCTGGTGCTGCGCGGCCAGACCTTCGCCGGTCACGCGCTCTCGCACGTCGGCTTCACCGGCGCCACCGGCGCGGTGCTGCTCGGCCTCTCGCCGATCTGGGGCATGGTCGGCTTCACGCTGGCGGCCGGCATCGCGATGGGCGCGCTCGGCGAGAAGCTCGCGGGCCGCGACGTGGCGATCGGCGTGATCCTCTCGCTCGCGCTCGGCGCCGGCCTGCTGTTCCTGCATTTCTATACCAGCTACGCCACCCAGGTCACCGCCCTGCTGTTCGGCAACGTGCTCGGCGTGAGCCATGCCACGCTGATGGTGCTGGCCGGCATCGGCGCGGTCAGCCTCATCGCGCTGGCCGCGATCATGCGTCCGCTGGTGTTCGCCTCGCTGCAGCCGGAGCTGGCCGAGGCCAAGGGCGTATCGCTGCGGCTGGTGTCGGTGCTGTTCCTGGCGATCTGCGCGCTGGCGGTGGCGGCCTGCACACAGATCGTCGGCGTGCTGCTGGTGTTCACGCTGCTGGTCGGCCCGGCCGCCGCCGCGCAGAACCTCAGCACGCGCCTGTCCAGCGGCGTCTGGCTGGCCGCGCTGTTCGCGCTGGCCGAGGCCTGGTTCGGCGTCACCCTCGCCTACTACACCGACTGGCCGACCAGCTTCTGGATCACCGCGCTGTCGGCGCTGGTCTATGCGGCGAGCCTGATGGGACGGTATCGCGCGACGGCCTGAAGCGGCACACGCGCCGCGCACTCGAAAAAAGCCCGCGACACGAGCGCTCGTGTCGCGGGCTTTTTGTTGCCGGCGGTGTCGCCGAAGGTGCTGCGGAATGCGCGCCGCTCAGGCCAGCAGCGTCTTCGCGTGATGCGCGAGGTGGTCGGCGATGAAGGTCGAGATGAAGTAATAACCGTGGTCGTAGCCTTCGTGACGGCGCAGCGTCAGCGGCTGCCCGGCCTCGCGGCAGGCGGCCTCGAACACGTCCGGGTTGAGCTGGGTCGGCAGGAACTGGTCGGCCAGGCCCTGGTCGACCAGGATCCCGTCGGCGTAGCGCGGCGCGTCGGAGCGCGCCACCAGTTCGCTCGCATCGTGCTCCTTCCAGCGCTCGCGATCCTCGCCGAGATAACCCGTGAAGGCCTTCTCGCCCCAGGCGCAGCGCATCGGCGCGGCGATCGGCGCGAAGGCCGACACCGAGCGCCACACACCGGGATGGCGCAGCGCCAGGGTCAGCGCGCCGTGGCCGCCCATCGAATGGCCGAAGATGCCCAGCCGCGTGCCCTCGATCGGCAAGGCGCCCAGCACCAGCGCGCGCAGCTCGTCGACGATGTAGGACTCCATCCGATAATGCGTGGCCCAGGGCGCCTCGCTCGCGTCGAGATAGAAACCCGCGCCCACCCCGAAGTCCCAGGCGGCCGTCTCGCCCGGCACGTTCGCGCCGCGCGGGCTGGTGTCGGGCGCGATCAGGGCGATGCCGTGCTCGGCCGCGAAACGCTGCGCACCGGCCTTGATCATGAAGGTTTCCTCGTTGCAGGTCAGGCCCGCGAGGAAGAACAGCGCCGGCACGCGCGCGCCGTCGTGGGCGGCCTGCCGCGGCAGGAACACCGAGAACTTCATCGGCAGGCCGATCGCCGCCGAGTCGTGGCGGTAGAAGCGCTGCTCGCCGCCGAACGCGGCATGGGAGGACAGGAGTTCGAGCATGGTCGCGCCTCGTGCCTCAGTACAGCACGACCGAGCGGATCGACTCGCCCTTCTTCAT contains:
- a CDS encoding ABC transporter ATP-binding protein — encoded protein: MTSSSPALALDRVTLELGGRTILREVSLAVEAGEFVGVLGPNGAGKTTLMRAVLGLVPAAAGRIAVAGAPVARGNPAIGYMPQIRSALAGRRVRGHDFVAMAADGHRWGLPHASAEVRADVARVLDLVGGTALARRPLFELSGGERQRLLLAQCLLGAPKLLLLDEPLISLDPHHQRGVVELVRRVQQELGITVLFSAHELNPLLNALDRVLYLGNGTAALGTVDEVITRPVLSRLYGSPIDVMRVNGRIFVMSGDVEVEKHDHEHEEDGSHSHGAHGHAHGHGHAHGGHAQGNTHGHRHDV
- a CDS encoding metal ABC transporter permease, translating into MFEYEFMVNAFIASGIVAVLAGVVGYFLVLRGQTFAGHALSHVGFTGATGAVLLGLSPIWGMVGFTLAAGIAMGALGEKLAGRDVAIGVILSLALGAGLLFLHFYTSYATQVTALLFGNVLGVSHATLMVLAGIGAVSLIALAAIMRPLVFASLQPELAEAKGVSLRLVSVLFLAICALAVAACTQIVGVLLVFTLLVGPAAAAQNLSTRLSSGVWLAALFALAEAWFGVTLAYYTDWPTSFWITALSALVYAASLMGRYRATA
- the fghA gene encoding S-formylglutathione hydrolase, whose product is MLELLSSHAAFGGEQRFYRHDSAAIGLPMKFSVFLPRQAAHDGARVPALFFLAGLTCNEETFMIKAGAQRFAAEHGIALIAPDTSPRGANVPGETAAWDFGVGAGFYLDASEAPWATHYRMESYIVDELRALVLGALPIEGTRLGIFGHSMGGHGALTLALRHPGVWRSVSAFAPIAAPMRCAWGEKAFTGYLGEDRERWKEHDASELVARSDAPRYADGILVDQGLADQFLPTQLNPDVFEAACREAGQPLTLRRHEGYDHGYYFISTFIADHLAHHAKTLLA